CCCAGAAGTCAGCTTGGGCAGTACTGGCGCGAGCGTTATGCACCCTATTGACTGCCCCTTGCCTGGTTTGCTGTTCACCCAAAGGCTGATCCGGCACATCAGACGCCACAGAGACACTATCTATGAGGATTTCACATTCCGGGAACTGCAGCGAAAACGCCTTTTGAACGGCTGATACTTTCACCGGATTTTGAGAGGCGACAACAACTTTCATCGACTAACCTTGGATACTTTCAAATCATACAGGACCAGCAGACAAACACTCTTCAACTCAGTGCGCAAAACAGGTACCAGTTCAAAACATCACCCATTGAAGTGCTATCAACCACCGGTCTTTAGCAGCCGCTGCTTCTCACGTCCCCAGTCCCGATTTTTCTCGGTCTGCCGTTTGTCATGAAGCTTCTTACCTTTGGCCAGCGCAACTTCCATTTTCGCTCTCCCTTTTTCATTGAAGTACACTTTCAAGGGAACGATGGTTTTACCGTCTTTTTGGACGGCAGCTGTGAGACGCGCAATTTCACGTCTGTGCATCAAAAGCTTACGTGGTCTGCGAGGTTCGTGATTAAAGCGGTTACCCTGCAAGTACTCTGGAATATAGAAATTGTAGATCCAGAGTTCGCCGCCCTCCTCCGCTGCATAGGATTCAGCAACGTTCGCCTTGCCTTCGCGCAAGGATTTAACTTCTGTGCCTTTCAGCTCGATTCCAGCCTCATACACAGTTTCAATTTCAAAGTTGAAACGGGCCTTCCGGTTGTCTGCAACAACCTTGCGATTTGGAGAGCCTGTTTTTTTAGCAGCCATTTTCTTTCCTTATAGGCGCAGGGCTGCTGACACGCAGCCCCTTAAACTAATTAGTCCAACAAACCGGCATGCTTCATTGCTTTTTGAATAGCAGCCTGAGTATCCTCGCTTACTGTAACCAGTGGCAAGCGGACAGAGTTTTCAATTTTCCCAAGAAGCGAAAGCGCATACTTCACGCCGGTTGGGTTTGGCTCCAAAAACAGAGCATTATGAAGCGGAGCGAGCTTGTCTTGCAATTCCAGCGCTGTTGCAAAGTCTCCTGCTAAACAGGCCTCTTGAAAACGGCTGCACAGATTAGGAGCAACATTTGCCGTAACTGAAATACAACCATGACCACCATGGGCCATGAAACCAAGTGCCGTGATATCCTC
This genomic window from Pseudovibrio sp. M1P-2-3 contains:
- the smpB gene encoding SsrA-binding protein SmpB — protein: MAAKKTGSPNRKVVADNRKARFNFEIETVYEAGIELKGTEVKSLREGKANVAESYAAEEGGELWIYNFYIPEYLQGNRFNHEPRRPRKLLMHRREIARLTAAVQKDGKTIVPLKVYFNEKGRAKMEVALAKGKKLHDKRQTEKNRDWGREKQRLLKTGG